The following are from one region of the Rhodopirellula sp. P2 genome:
- a CDS encoding cation:proton antiporter, which produces MNMEPVTAWALLSGLIFLLAALARGPMRRWPISMPAIYLLIGAAIGPWGMGLLDFELIKHVKVVESVTEVAVLISLLTAGLQLKPRWHHYRRAPIQLASVTMIVTIAGVAMVGTMLLDLPLGAAILLGAVLAPTDPVLASDVQVKHHDDTDRLRYALTGEAGLNDGAAFPFIMLGLGLLGHHQLGQYGWRWITVDLLWATTAGLGVGWVSGYSVSRVAVWIKRQASSPAACEEALTLGLIGLSYGAALLLHAYGFLAVFAAGVAMRRYAEGQTDDEQPDKLMHTVTEVNDQFGHIVEVAVVVLVGALATSYWTMASDWWIAMLVFFLFRPIGVLLALVTKDIRFSQKILISLFGIRGIGSLYYLSYAISHGLEAPIANRLAGIVLTTITLSIMIHSNVASLMMRRYAKEKDANTTAHIPDDTCVPAKQCDCREHLGTKHRATRGKRIHWTNVHADRRV; this is translated from the coding sequence ATGAACATGGAACCGGTGACCGCCTGGGCACTTTTATCTGGTCTGATCTTCCTGCTCGCTGCGTTGGCACGCGGGCCGATGAGACGCTGGCCGATATCCATGCCCGCGATCTACCTGTTGATTGGTGCCGCGATCGGACCTTGGGGGATGGGGTTGCTCGATTTTGAGTTGATCAAACACGTCAAAGTGGTGGAGTCAGTGACTGAGGTCGCTGTCCTGATCAGCTTGCTCACCGCCGGATTGCAACTCAAGCCACGATGGCATCACTACCGGAGGGCTCCCATTCAACTGGCCTCCGTGACGATGATCGTCACGATCGCCGGTGTCGCCATGGTCGGTACGATGTTACTTGACTTGCCCTTGGGAGCAGCCATTTTGCTGGGGGCGGTTCTTGCACCGACGGATCCAGTGCTGGCCAGTGACGTTCAGGTCAAACATCACGACGACACTGACCGGCTGCGGTACGCACTCACTGGGGAAGCGGGACTCAACGATGGTGCCGCTTTTCCCTTCATCATGCTCGGATTGGGATTGCTCGGCCACCATCAGCTTGGCCAATACGGCTGGCGATGGATCACCGTTGATCTTTTGTGGGCAACCACAGCAGGACTTGGTGTCGGTTGGGTCAGTGGCTACTCGGTCAGCCGCGTCGCGGTGTGGATCAAACGTCAAGCCAGCTCGCCTGCCGCCTGTGAAGAGGCTCTGACTCTGGGCCTGATCGGGCTGAGTTATGGTGCGGCACTGTTGCTCCACGCCTATGGGTTCCTGGCTGTCTTTGCCGCGGGTGTGGCGATGCGGCGGTACGCGGAAGGACAAACCGACGACGAGCAGCCTGACAAGCTGATGCATACGGTGACAGAAGTGAATGACCAATTCGGGCACATCGTCGAAGTCGCCGTTGTAGTGCTGGTGGGCGCCCTCGCGACCTCCTACTGGACGATGGCGAGCGACTGGTGGATCGCGATGCTCGTGTTCTTCCTGTTCCGGCCAATTGGCGTCTTGCTCGCATTAGTGACAAAGGACATTCGCTTCTCGCAAAAGATCCTGATCTCTCTGTTTGGCATTCGCGGAATCGGATCGCTTTACTACCTGAGCTACGCGATCAGCCACGGACTGGAGGCCCCCATTGCAAATCGACTCGCTGGAATCGTCCTCACCACCATCACGCTTTCGATCATGATTCACAGCAATGTCGCATCGCTGATGATGCGAAGGTACGCGAAAGAAAAGGATGCCAACACAACGGCTCACATACCCGATGACACCTGCGTACCTGCTAAGCAATGCGATTGTCGAGAGCACTTGGGTACGAAACACCGGGCGACGCGGGGCAAGCGGATTCATTGGACGAACGTCCATGCTGATCGGCGCGTCTGA